The stretch of DNA ATCGCGACATAATCTAAATTAAAATCCTTAAAAAATCTCTGTAGGCGTTTGTAATTAGAATCTGTCTTAACTTGAGTCCTAAACCCAGTCGCTAATTCCACTAAATTGATAGTTTTGACTCTGAGTAAAGCAATTAAAAATAGCGCCAGAAAGCTTAGGCGTGCGCCATGCCATCCTAAAAGTGGTTTCAGGGTTTGTCGCAATAAGTTAATCTGATTCATAGGGTTCGATTTGAGTGTGGTTACTTTAAATCAAACCCTTTTCCTGTAGTCTTTTGCAAGCTTCTGGTTTATTTTTTGTCCTGTACTTAGAGCATTTTTACCTTCCCCATTTAAAATGTACATAACTACTTTAGGGATTTGGTCAATCAAGGCGATCGCCTTGGAAGCATCCCACTTTTAGCGTGGTGATGCTTAATTTACCTTGTGGTTGGGAGAACGAAAGTGAGCGTCTATACAAGTTAACTTGATGAACAGTCAGATTGTCTACCAAGACATTGCCATAATCGCTGCCATACCTTCAGCTCTGGCAGCAGCCACCGCATAAAATATTGACTCAAACTGGTGGACTCTGCCCTCTTCATCAATTACCAAAAATTGATAACATTTGCTGGGCGAATAATAGACCATCAACAAATATCCATCAACTCCTACCACTTCTTCAATCATTATCTTTCCATTTAAGCTTTTAAGTAGCGAGGAGCTTGTGTTCTAGCCTGTTCTAGTTCTTCCATCACTATGAATTTCTGCAACTCAGGTTCAAATTTAACTTTTGTCTGCACAAATAAACGTGGCATTTGCCCTTTTTGCTCCAAGTTGGGATCGTATTTAAACGGCTTTGGTGACGAATCGAGCCATTCTACTGGTAGATGATTGGGTCGCAACCACCTACTTGCTTTTTGCCGACCTAATTTCTTGGCTTGCTTGGCTAAACTCTCACTGTAGTTTCTCATCACTGTTATACCAGGATTATCACAAAGCTTTACATACTGCCAATATCCTGATATTTGGAATTCTCCTACCGCCAAATCCCCAAATATTCCTGCTGTTTTCTGCTTCTCTTGGAGGGAAGGTTTTTCTACTGATACTAAATAAAAGTTTATTTCGTAGGTAAAATTATTCCCTTCTTTTTTTAACCGCGAAATGCGGTCAGGCGCAAGCCCTGGCTTTAAAAGCCAGGGAACGCCTGACCTGTAGTTGACTTGAGGATAAACCGATATTTTCTGGATTTTACTGCCTTGGCTGGATATTTCTTCGAGCAATTTAGCGTAATCTCGTTTTCTCGATTTAGCCGTATAACCCAAGCGATATTTTTGATTACCTAAAGTGATTGTTAGCTGCGACTTCTCGGTCAAGGAGATTATTCCCTCAATCACTCCAATTGCTTGAAATATTGCCGCATTTGCCTCTGCCTCTAAAGATGCCACCTTCTTTTCCAGTGGCAGTTCTTTGGTTACAGTCTCTATAGATGATTTGTCTTGTTCCACTGTTGACTTTGGTATTTTCAACCCAGGGGCGACTATTTCTTCTGCTGCTACAAATGCTTTCTGGCTTTTTTGAGACGTACTGTGACCTTTTTTTGCTACCTTGGTTGCAGTTTCACTATTCTTCACTTCGGCTATTTGTTGTTCTGCTTTGTGCAGTAAGCTTTCGTACATGGCTTTTTCTCTCGGACTCAAAGCACTCTCTACTAGTCCTTTAATTTTTTCTAAATCTTTTTCTGTTGCTTTATTCACCATGCTCTTAATGTTCTTAAAGTTTGACCTGCTAGACGAATATACTGGGGCGATTACCCCCAGTAAAGGCGGAGCTTCACTGAAACGGCAAATCGATCGGCTACTACTCAACTAATTTACTGTGTGGCAAATCTGAGAACGTTTACGTCCATTAAAATATAGATCTTCAATAGCGGTTAACGATGAGAAATTCGTTTCTTATTTTTGACATTTTTCTAAGCCGCTAATTTTAATCAACTCGTCTATTATTTTCAATGCTACCAAATTGAATTGGCAATTAAAGACCTTTAAAGATGCGAGCGCTGTAAATAGGTTCAATAACTTGAGTTAATTTGATATGTCTCAGGTCAGGATGGTGAGGATTAATGACTATAATATATTCTAAATTACCTGGGGTGGCAGCACTTGGCACAAATAAACACGATTCTTGCCCAAATTTTAACCAAGCACTACCAATCTCTTTGGTACTTCTTGGATGGGGGTAATCTTGCCAATTTTCGGGTAAATCTCTTAACAAAATAGTTTTAATCTCAACTGGGTCGGGTATTTCATATTCCCCCATGACATAGTTTTTAGGTACGAGGTCGGGACTTGGAAAATAATTTGCTAATTCTAAAGCAGCTACGGATGGATTAGGAGCAAAATAAAGAACAGGATGAAGAGGAAAATTCCATCTTGCTCCTTTACGGTAGGAGTTTCCCATGCCATCATAGCTTTCTAAGTAATCCCGTTTAACACCACGGTAGATGAGCATTACGTAAAATCACCATCTTCCATGACCATCAAGCAATCTTTAACTAATTCTCTGCCCTTAAAAGTATCTAACAAATCTATTGGGACTTGTCCTGATAAGGCAGGAATCTGAGTGTGAAACCACTTCAAAGCGGTTTTAGCATCTTGCTCGTAGACAGAAAAAGCCAATTTAAACACTTTTAAAGTATCTAAAATAGCTTCACTAACGCTCGGAGATAAATGTTCTTGATGATAAAACTTGCTGAGGTTGGTTTTATCAGTATTTAAAAGACTAATAATGAGATTTCGCACCCCCAAAACCTTGATTGTCGGCTGTAATATCGCTCCTGAAATCCCCAATCTTGAAGCTTGAATAAAAGCACCATCTTCCTCTAAAACTTCTGGTGGTATCCGTGACTCAGTTAATATGCTTTCTAAATTTATAGTTTTCATGACCTTTATCAGCTTTATCGTAAAGTTAACTACATTGTAGCGTAATATTTACGATAGCTGTCTTCATTTGGACTTTGATTGTCGCTTTGCCTCTGATTGAGGTACTTACAGCGCTTTGCCTCTTAATAGGGGACAATAAGATATTTAATGGCGGACGAGATAGCTCCATTTCCTTCTTACGAAGTTTGCTTATGCTTGCGGCTTGCACTTATCGCATTGAGTGTATCCCTTCGGGACAACGGAGGAAACCCCGCGATGCGAAGCGAGTACCACAAGGGTATAACATCCTTTAGGGCAAAGGCTCTTCGCGCTTCTAGCTTCACCCATTAATTACAGACAACCTCTCTATTTCTACTAACTCACTGACCATCTCTAGTTTAACCATCTCACCCTCTATCCCCTCTACGGTGAAAGGTGAAAAAGAAGTCCAATGCCCTGGACAATCCTCTATTTCTACGCGCTCTCCTACTGTGATGGCAGATTGATTATCTGTAGCAGCTTGTTCTGTTTGAGTTAAAGCTTTTTTTTGTGATGCATATGATGGCATTTTCAAAAACTCGTTATTTATTTCCTTTCTCTCTAAATCTCCCTTATTTATCGTATTACACTTAGTTTCATTTTCTACTTTATTTTGACTATCTGAGGATTTTTCATTTTTGCCGTCACATCGGTCACATTCACTACTGTCAAGCGTTTCATCCATCACCGTTACTATAACATCCGTCACCTTATCCATTATCATTGCCCACAATTTACTTATTACATTTGTGTTCTCTAGTCGAGGACTAATATTTATTTCTATTGCTGTATTTCCCGTAATCAGTGGCGGCGAAGTGTCGCTCTCATCTCGAATCTTTAGCCCCACAAAATATGATCCATGACGATCGCGTTCTCGAATAATATCTAAACCCAACTGGTTTTTACCCAAATCAGAAAGTAAGGTGACAAATCGACGTAGACTGACTGGGCGAGTACCACTGTTATGGCAGTATTCGGCATAATTAGGATAAAGCCATCTATCGGTGTCTAAATACCAATGAGGTGAATTACTATCTTTATCTCTTTTTGCCACCCCAATATTGGTTCTGGCTTCAGCCTCGTACACCACAAAATTATCTAACCAGTCGGCAATGGGATTTGTCTCCACCAGCGTTCTTGCCTTCATTGCCAACAGTGAAGGTACACTCAGTTCATAGTTCTTCACAATTGAAGTAGCTTCTGTTTCATCCATCGCTAGCACCCAGTTAAGTAGTCCTGGTATATATGGCAGAAAATCACCCCTCATTTGACCATTTTTATGTTCAATTAAATTCTTTTGGCGATCGCCCTTTATTTGGTTGAACATGGGTATAGATATTCTTCTTCTTGCCAACCCTGATGTATAGTCACAACTTTGGATTACTTCGTTAGTCGAAACTATCACCAGGGCATCAGGTGTGAACCCACCTTTGCTCTGCTTAAATTTGACTTCGTAAGGCAAACTATCTTGTCCTGTCAGATTTTTAAGCTTCCCGACTTCACCTGCATACCTCTCTGAATCGTTGATTAGTACCAACCTTTTTCCTGCAATCGAAGCAGTTTCAAACTTTTCTTTCTCTAGTTTTTTCAGTGTTGTCGTGTGAACGTTTTCTTGCCCTACTAAAGCCGTGGCTAATCGAGTGAGGGTACTTTTTCCTGTGCCTCCTGGTCCAATTAATTCTAAATACTTTTGCCAGTCAGTCCTACCTGTCACTATGCCCAATAAATAGCCTCTCATCAATTGAACTAGATCGCGATCGCCATTACACATCAAGAGCAGCCATTCCTGGATTGGTTCACAAGTTGCCAGAATGTTGTAGTTATAAGGCAAGCACCAGGTTAATCGGTTTTGGGGGCTATGAGGTAGCAGCTTCCTGGTTTCAAGGTCTAGAACACCATTAAGCAAAGGCAGTAATCCTGTCGATTGATTCCACTTTCTAATCGCCAACTTTATTTTTAACAGAGCGCTCGCACCATTGATCATGCTAATAGTGTAAGTTGGCTTCTTCTTATTTTTACTGGTTTGAGCAATTAATTCGGCTAGTGCTTCTATTTCTGAGTTAACTAACTGTCCAATAAACTCAACAGGCTCTATACTCCATATTCCTTTGGTAATGGGGCTATAGCGATACCATTCCTGTAAATCTGTATTCCAAGCTAATTTTCCTCGGTATTTTTCAGCTAGCCAACAGGCTATATCTGATTGTGACCAGTTTGGTAAGTTGTCTAGTAATTCTTCTTCTTCTTGTTTTTGTTCTTCTTGCTCACTTCTCTGTACTGCAAGAGCGATCGCTCTGTTTAATCTTTCAATTAATTCGTCTGTACTAAGCTGAGGATGCGCTTTTACAAAGTCAGTGATATCTCCTTTATCGGGCATATCAGTCCAAACATCCGTCGGGGAGATGATTAAACATGGCAAGTTAACAAGCTGACAAGCTGACTCGATCAACTCGGCTTTCTTTGCTCCCGCTTCGTCATGGTCGGGAAAATAGACTATTCCTGCTACTCCACCCTCAATAAGCTTTGTTAAGTCAGAGGTTATAGCTTTCTCCTGCCAATTCGACCCCTGCCATGTTATTGCACACAAAGCGATCGCACGGGCTGTTTCTACACAACCCTCTCCTTCTAAACCTAAGACCCATTTTCCCCGACAATGTTTAACTGCTTCTCCTAGTCGATAGGCTCTCCAGTCTTTTGCGCCTTTGCTCCATTGAATTAACCCATTCGATTTGATGTGACCCTGGCGGATTGTTTTTTCTTTAATGCCTTCGCTATTTTGCCACTCAAATCTGCTTACCCATTGAGTTTTTGAGTACCAATAACGAGTTTCGGTAGCTGAAACAGGTACTCCTTGTTTAACTAGCCATTCGGGAATAACTTTTGACTCTGGTGAAGGCGAATCTGTGGGGAGTGAAGTAAGTCGAGCTAGTTTTAAGCTTTCATGCGCTCTTTGTCTCCCCTGCTCCCCTGCTCCCTGTCTCCTTGTCACCTCAGACCAAGGACTCACTGCCTCCCGAATATCCTTAACTTCACAGCCACACTTGAACGCTTGGTACGAACCTTTTTTCTTGTTGATCTTGAACCCACCATCTCCACAGACAGGACAAGTACAATGGTATTCATTTGAAGTTTCTTTGACTACGTTTAAGCGCTCTAAGTAATCTAAAATCTGGAATGGCGAGATAAATCCTATCACATCGCACCTCCCAACTGCTTTGAGCGATTTGATAATACTTGTGCTGAAACGTGAGTGCAGTTTTTACCTACTGCACTTAAAATGTAAGTAATCATTTTTTCCCTCCTAACGGGATTTGTGTAATTAAAGCGATCGCGATTCTTTGGTCGGAAGGCGGTCGCTTTTGCATTTGAATTTTCTGCTGATTTTAATTTAAGTCTTCTATTTAATTTACGTGCCTAAAAATCATTTTGACCTCCAGCTTTTAATGATTAGGCTGAATTAGACATTAAATTAACCGCTAGCAAAGAATTTAGTTGACTCGTCTGAGACGACTTTTCTGATTTCAAACTGATTTTCTCGACTGAATCTGAATTTAGTCTAAGAAGCATCTGCTCAATAAGAGCATTTTCTCGATCTGGATCGTCCACTTTGATTAATAAATCCCCAGGCTGACAATCAAGAGCTTCACAAAGCCTATCTAATGTTTCTAAAGGAATTGATTTTGCATCTCCATATTCGATTCTTTGTATATTTTGAAGACTCATCGTCATAATCTGAGCAAGCTTATTTTGAGACAAGCCACGTTTTTCTCTTATTTGTTTCAACAGTACTTTCACAGTCATGCTCCTAGCTTATCAGCTACAATCTATCATATCTATCCAATTGTTGCTTGGTCAAGTATTAATTGTCTAATTAATACTTGACTTTACCAAGTGATAGTTGGTAATATTTAAATATAGGTTATAGAAAAAAGAGACTTCCTTTATTTAATAAGTAATAAAGACTCTCAACATTTCAAGTAACAATTTTCAGCCAATTTAAAAGGGGAGCAGCTACTTTGCACGGTTACTACTCCCCTCTACCTCAAAACTCAAATCAAGGCATTTACAATAATGACATACATTACAGAGAAATCGTCAGTATCATTGGCGAATAAGGAACGACAGTTAATCACCATCGAGTTCGCCCCCAAGATTCATCCTAACGAAACCGAGTACAGTTACTCTCAACCGAACTTCGTGTTTGGCGAACAAGTTACTCGCGTCACTGGCACTTCCTCTAGACCATCGACTGTTTGTGGCATGGAGTTAGTTGAATCGAAAACTCCTTCTGGACAATTAATTAATCAGCCCTACTGGAAATATCTCATCAACGACGGACAACAAAAAACTTGGTTCTCTGAATCGGCTTTAACCCGTTTATCTACCTGCTCTCAATGCAAACACTTTAATAATTACTCAGATCGAGATCGCGGTTGGTGTCGCCTTTTTGAACAGGCTGCTAGAACTCATCATCAAAGAACCAAAGACTGCGATTTGTTTGCCGATCAAGATCCCCTCGATGTCCCTCATGCTCGTTTTGCTCTTGATAGTAAAGTGAAAGTCATTGACCCTATTGAACACCACAGTGAATGGGCGACTTTCACAGTTATCGGTCGTCAATACAATCAC from Pleurocapsa minor HA4230-MV1 encodes:
- a CDS encoding RES domain-containing protein, producing MLIYRGVKRDYLESYDGMGNSYRKGARWNFPLHPVLYFAPNPSVAALELANYFPSPDLVPKNYVMGEYEIPDPVEIKTILLRDLPENWQDYPHPRSTKEIGSAWLKFGQESCLFVPSAATPGNLEYIIVINPHHPDLRHIKLTQVIEPIYSARIFKGL
- a CDS encoding MbcA/ParS/Xre antitoxin family protein yields the protein MKTINLESILTESRIPPEVLEEDGAFIQASRLGISGAILQPTIKVLGVRNLIISLLNTDKTNLSKFYHQEHLSPSVSEAILDTLKVFKLAFSVYEQDAKTALKWFHTQIPALSGQVPIDLLDTFKGRELVKDCLMVMEDGDFT
- a CDS encoding helix-turn-helix domain-containing protein, producing the protein MTVKVLLKQIREKRGLSQNKLAQIMTMSLQNIQRIEYGDAKSIPLETLDRLCEALDCQPGDLLIKVDDPDRENALIEQMLLRLNSDSVEKISLKSEKSSQTSQLNSLLAVNLMSNSA